From one Butyricimonas faecihominis genomic stretch:
- a CDS encoding gamma-glutamyl-gamma-aminobutyrate hydrolase family protein, which produces MNNIVYPAKLDTLYRAIDHRQSQHDLPLIGISANFENGNSCIEHSYVISILQAGAIPVLLPVHNDIETLRKTIETLDGLMLTGGGDINPLYGNEEPLPPLGSIDAARDQFDFTLVKLAADRQIPIFGICRGHQIINMAFGGTNYQDIYSQHEQQLLKHSQSISREFGSHTVNVVNNTVLHSVLGTDSLIVNSYHHQAVKDVAPGFRVSATSPDGIVEAMEGMPGHRVFSVQWHPEKMAVRPDEQMMKLFHYFVDEATLFKKAKEIHRNSLIVDSHCDTPMKFTEGFNFGERHEDVKVDLPKMQEGREDAVFMVAYLHQDARDDESLQAATQKAVDIFYQISEQVKLNESQVGIAYNVDDLIYLKNAGKKAIFLAIENGYAIGKDLNNLSMFKDMGITYITLCHNGSNDICDSAKGEPEHDGLSPFGREVVKEMNRLGIIIDISHTSAKTVQDVLELSTAPIIASHSSARALCDHPRNLTDDQIRAIAAKGGVVQVCLYNWFLSKQPNPTILDAVAHINHIVRLVGIDHVGIGTDFDGDDTEKLTGCRAANEVINLTVELLRQGYTAEELHKLWGDNLLRVLNTVQN; this is translated from the coding sequence ATGAATAATATTGTTTATCCGGCAAAGCTGGACACCCTATACCGGGCGATTGACCATCGCCAGTCACAACACGATTTGCCCTTGATCGGCATTTCTGCCAATTTCGAAAACGGGAACTCGTGTATCGAACACTCATACGTGATTTCAATCCTTCAGGCGGGCGCAATACCCGTGCTACTTCCCGTGCATAACGACATCGAAACGCTCCGGAAGACCATCGAAACACTCGACGGATTGATGCTTACCGGAGGTGGGGATATTAATCCGCTGTACGGGAACGAGGAGCCTCTCCCCCCGCTTGGAAGTATTGATGCCGCCAGAGATCAATTCGATTTCACGTTGGTAAAACTGGCCGCCGACCGACAAATCCCCATCTTCGGAATCTGCCGCGGGCACCAGATCATCAACATGGCTTTCGGGGGGACAAACTATCAGGACATCTATTCCCAGCATGAACAGCAATTATTGAAACACAGCCAGTCCATCAGCCGGGAATTCGGTTCCCACACGGTAAACGTTGTCAACAACACCGTACTCCACTCCGTTCTCGGAACTGACTCCTTGATCGTGAATTCATACCACCATCAAGCAGTCAAAGACGTGGCTCCCGGATTCCGGGTAAGTGCCACCTCTCCCGACGGGATCGTGGAGGCCATGGAAGGGATGCCCGGGCACCGCGTATTCAGCGTGCAATGGCACCCGGAGAAAATGGCCGTTCGCCCGGATGAGCAAATGATGAAGTTATTTCATTATTTTGTGGACGAGGCAACCTTGTTTAAGAAAGCCAAAGAGATTCATCGAAACAGTCTTATCGTGGATTCCCATTGTGACACCCCGATGAAATTCACCGAAGGATTCAATTTCGGGGAACGTCACGAGGATGTCAAAGTCGATCTCCCCAAAATGCAGGAAGGACGAGAAGATGCCGTTTTCATGGTAGCCTATCTTCATCAAGATGCCCGGGATGATGAATCCCTGCAAGCTGCCACGCAAAAAGCCGTGGATATCTTTTACCAGATTTCCGAACAGGTAAAACTCAACGAAAGCCAAGTAGGTATTGCCTATAACGTGGATGATTTGATCTACTTGAAAAATGCCGGGAAGAAAGCCATCTTCCTTGCCATCGAGAACGGGTATGCCATCGGCAAAGACCTCAACAATCTTTCCATGTTCAAAGACATGGGAATCACGTACATTACCTTATGCCACAACGGCAGCAATGATATATGCGATTCCGCCAAGGGTGAGCCGGAACATGACGGATTGAGCCCGTTCGGTCGGGAAGTAGTGAAAGAGATGAACCGTCTCGGTATCATCATCGACATCTCGCATACCAGCGCGAAAACGGTGCAGGATGTTCTGGAACTCAGCACGGCACCCATCATCGCATCCCACTCTTCCGCACGAGCTTTATGCGATCACCCAAGAAACCTCACGGATGATCAGATCAGGGCGATCGCGGCCAAAGGTGGAGTGGTGCAGGTATGCCTCTATAACTGGTTCCTAAGCAAACAACCCAACCCGACGATTCTGGACGCCGTGGCACATATCAATCATATCGTGCGACTTGTCGGCATTGACCACGTGGGTATCGGCACAGACTTTGACGGTGACGACACGGAAAAACTAACCGGTTGCCGGGCTGCCAATGAAGTGATTAACCTCACGGTTGAACTTCTCCGACAAGGGTACACCGCCGAAGAACTGCATAAATTATGGGGAGATAATTTATTGAGAGTATTGAATACCGTTCAAAATTAA
- a CDS encoding NUDIX hydrolase, giving the protein MTIETLHQKFIHKLPGETAQERMSPQPKYVEGKEGIHQGHPISSAVMMLLVPYQGDLAIPFIKRTNAGKYHGGQMALPGGKSEPGDGNSLNTALRECEEEIGVPPKEVTVIGKLSDVYIPLSNFNITPFVGTIPEMPNFVLSKNEVEKVIIIPLKDLLDDKNKTSQVLYRQEQKIIAPGYKIGENFIWGATAMMIAELEAMVKNEQ; this is encoded by the coding sequence ATGACGATCGAAACGTTACACCAGAAATTTATACACAAACTACCCGGTGAAACAGCACAAGAACGGATGTCTCCCCAGCCGAAATACGTGGAAGGGAAAGAGGGAATCCATCAAGGTCATCCCATTAGCAGTGCCGTTATGATGCTCCTTGTTCCCTACCAAGGAGACTTGGCGATACCTTTCATCAAAAGAACAAATGCAGGGAAATATCATGGGGGACAAATGGCCTTACCCGGTGGTAAAAGTGAACCGGGAGACGGGAATAGCCTGAACACGGCATTACGGGAATGTGAAGAAGAGATTGGGGTACCCCCCAAGGAGGTCACGGTTATCGGAAAATTAAGTGACGTGTATATTCCATTAAGTAACTTTAATATAACGCCCTTTGTTGGAACTATCCCGGAAATGCCTAATTTTGTACTCTCGAAAAATGAAGTAGAAAAAGTGATCATCATTCCGTTAAAAGACTTACTGGACGACAAGAATAAAACAAGTCAGGTATTGTACCGGCAGGAACAAAAAATCATAGCCCCGGGTTACAAGATCGGAGAAAATTTCATCTGGGGAGCCACGGCCATGATGATCGCAGAACTGGAAGCCATGGTAAAAAACGAACAATAA
- a CDS encoding gliding motility lipoprotein GldH, with translation MKNKFCIYILFLLLGCMACNFSTTQEKYKTLGSETWERDSNYKFEFNITQPGSYHVSTCIRHSTDYKQRNISCYLIIRHQGVEVDKENSDIIIVDNNGRWVGQGLTGLKTVVQPIDRIFHFDSTGIYTMEIKHRMKDKQLKGIKNIGIKIKSTTYYGEE, from the coding sequence ATGAAGAACAAATTTTGTATATACATTCTCTTCCTGTTACTCGGCTGCATGGCTTGTAATTTTTCCACCACACAGGAAAAATACAAAACACTTGGCAGCGAAACATGGGAACGAGACAGCAATTACAAATTCGAATTCAACATCACGCAACCCGGCAGTTATCATGTCAGCACCTGCATCCGTCACTCTACTGACTACAAACAAAGAAATATCAGTTGCTACTTGATCATCCGACATCAAGGAGTAGAAGTGGATAAAGAGAATTCAGACATTATCATTGTCGACAATAACGGCAGGTGGGTCGGCCAAGGACTCACGGGACTAAAAACAGTCGTACAACCGATTGACCGGATTTTCCATTTTGACTCCACGGGTATTTATACCATGGAAATCAAACACCGGATGAAAGATAAACAACTGAAAGGGATTAAAAACATAGGAATTAAAATAAAATCCACAACTTATTATGGCGAAGAATAA
- the trmB gene encoding tRNA (guanosine(46)-N7)-methyltransferase TrmB, translating into MAKNKLAKFAEMETLENVFQPTHEEVFRTDYKLKGKWGKQVFGNDHPIVLEVGCGKGEYSVGLGELYPEKNFIGLDIKGARMWTGAKAAKEKGMKNVVFLRTHAEELESIFAPGEVSEIWITFPDPQMAKARKRLTGTRFLSLYRKFLKEDGLIHLKTDSPFLYQYTAELVKVNHLPVNVNTDDLYGVGLDDKILGIKTFYERQWLSRGKTIKYIQFSLAGSSQLMEPEIDIEKDDYHSETQFMTRQLKVEN; encoded by the coding sequence ATGGCGAAGAATAAATTGGCGAAATTTGCCGAAATGGAAACCTTGGAAAACGTGTTCCAACCCACCCATGAAGAAGTATTCCGCACGGATTACAAGTTAAAAGGAAAATGGGGAAAACAGGTTTTCGGCAATGATCACCCGATCGTTTTAGAAGTGGGATGCGGTAAAGGGGAGTACTCCGTGGGATTAGGCGAACTCTATCCCGAAAAGAACTTTATCGGGCTTGACATCAAAGGAGCCCGAATGTGGACAGGGGCGAAAGCCGCGAAAGAAAAAGGAATGAAAAACGTTGTTTTCCTGCGTACTCACGCAGAAGAACTGGAATCTATTTTCGCACCCGGAGAAGTTTCCGAAATTTGGATTACCTTTCCCGACCCTCAAATGGCAAAAGCCCGCAAACGCCTCACGGGAACCCGTTTTCTCTCCCTGTACCGAAAGTTTTTGAAGGAAGACGGCCTCATCCATTTGAAAACAGATAGCCCTTTCCTCTATCAATACACGGCAGAACTGGTCAAGGTGAACCACCTCCCCGTGAACGTCAACACGGATGATCTTTACGGGGTTGGACTGGATGATAAGATTTTAGGTATCAAGACTTTTTATGAACGACAGTGGCTGTCACGAGGTAAAACCATTAAATATATCCAATTTTCATTGGCCGGATCGTCCCAACTCATGGAACCTGAAATCGACATTGAAAAGGATGATTATCACAGTGAAACACAATTCATGACGAGACAATTGAAAGTTGAAAATTGA